The genomic stretch GTACCTGATAGCCAAGTCAGTCCAATTCTCAACAAAACAGGAAAATAACATATTTTTcgtgtaaaaaatatattaatttttgttgtataaaaaattgtagcgTGCTGAAGTAACGAAAAGTTATTGTTATAGTGGACTGCTGTCAGTTTGCTGCGTTATGTAATATACATTCCATTCTTCTGTTATgaaggaaaagagaaggaagaatTGGAGAACTGGAAAGTAGAATAGAAAAGTCTCCTCaccaaataaattttacaaaagcAATTTCTTGAAACTATCTTTTTAAACTTCTATTCAGAAGacatttgaaatataaaacagcttgtttaaaacgaaattgttGGAGGACAGAAAAATTCAGGTGTATCTGATTTTAAGGTGacattctaattaaaatagtttACATCATTAAGTCTGTCTCGTTTATGATATAGCGTAAGGAGATCCCTATTATTCTGATAAAATAAAGGAATAATAGTTAGATACACGATAGAAAGAAAGCTAAGTGCAGAAAGAAAGAACAGAGAGGATATAGAATAATACACTTTCGAAAAACATTACGGTTTGAGTTAAGATATTTCTCAAGTATAGAATTTTGTAGCTGAACAAAAGAATGCGTCAGCAATTTCTCTGTTCAAGTTGTCAATATGAATGGTGTAACCTGAATAAAAGCTTCCGTATTCGTTTATTATATTCCACTATTGCCAGATAATGttagaaagaatattttaaaaacgtAAAAATGGCAACGCGCGTCTTGTTAGAATATTTGTATTGTGTGACAGAATTGATCAGTTTCGTGATAGTTGAATGCTTGTATTCGGTGTATCAGTGCGTGTTTTGGACAGTTTTCACACAACTAATGGGCCAGAAATCATTGCAATGGGTAACATTGTTTTCTTAAGCGATGGTAATACCGTTAGATTTCATTCATATTCTGCAGTGCACGCGATTTTATtgattttcctcttttcttttcagacGCAACGTTTTCTAATCCACTGTTTATCATCTAAAAACTGAATAAGGACAAAAACGTGGAAACGTAACGCTATTATCTCGGTACACGGTAAGAAGACGTTAAAGgtaaaatgtgaaatatatGTACGTGATGTAAAGAAAATAGGAACTCGCTACGTGTACTAAGTTTCCGTTTTTGTCCACGTTCATCCACTGTATTTAACGATACTATATTTTtgatttcttatatttttattaaaagtcAAATTGGcgcattaaaaatatttttttgagaTCGTGTAATCATCTAGCAATCCATCTATATATCATACTGATATCGTATATTTTTCAGTTCTCCttctacatttttattcttgGCACGTTGATATTAATCCTCGACTCGTGCACTCCGCAAATACAAGAAGTACGTTTCGGATATGAAGAAGCTTTCTTACTCTGCCATTTCCGTCAGATACATCTTCCGAAACAAGCAATTGAGATTGCTCGTCTTGATAGCGATAACAACAAGCGATATTTATTTCGAGAATCCTTAACTTATAAATCAAAGAAATACGTGattcattttttgtttcgcGATACCGATAAATCCAGCTATCGAACCcagaagatataaaaaaacaCTAATTGCGGCATTCCGTCATACTTCCCGGAAGAATGTGCAAATGTATGTAAATCACAGTCAGAGACGAATACTTGAGGACAATAAGACGGGAAAAGATTCGTGAACGATTGCGAggtaaaatgaaaattctaaAGGCGCGAAGCAAGATTGGTAGAATGAGAAAGCAAATTCTTGGAAACAAAAATTGTCACTCACACACGCGGGAACATCAATAATTTGtcgaaattaaattgtatgaaaaatatttgtacttcATACAATAAGAATCGAAATAAATATAGCCACTCTTTGATGCCGTAGAGTAGTAGTGTTTCCCACCGCTGAACTAGATAAGCAATAATTTTAGCGGATGCCAAAAATACGCATCCTCCGGTACTCGTATTGTTTTCGTACTCGTACAAGTCGACAGTAATTACACGTTTTAACGCGATTTAATATCATCCCTAACTATCCAAGTACAGGATTTTAATAACGATGACATTAAAGCCCCTAACGAGGTTACGTACAACTGGGAATTTTCCTCTAATAATATCAAACAACATCGGAACTATACAATGTCTTTGAACGACagcgttatatcgtttttatTTGCTCTAACTTCTGACGTAGAACGATTGAGCGACTAAATGTTGAGAGTATATCGAATTATACCGAACAGACGAAGCGGATAGAGCGAAACATTCGGAAGAACTTCATTTCTCGCGTTAAATCGCGCAACCGTTTATCGTGTTGTCGCGTAGTTCAATTTATCACGGCATTAAATCTCGTTTTATGCTATGCCCTCCTGGTCTTATTTGCGAAAATATCAAGACGCGTCTAGGGGAGAAGTAAGTTTTCGCAGGTGTTACAACTCGTGAAATATGCGTATGCGCGAGCAGAAATTTCTCTCGGTAATCAGAACGATAAAATTGtcgttaaatattttgaatcGTTGATTTGGCGAGATGCGCGTGATTTTATTGGCCGAGTTACGATGCGGACTGGTTTGCGGGGGTTAAAGTGGAGGGTTGGGTGCGTAGTAGATGGGCGCGTGGTGCAAAGGTGAGCAACTCGAGAGACGTCACTTGTTCACGATCTGGCGAACGGTGCGCTTTTAAGATCATCCCTCGCATGGGGGGAGGGAGGCGCCAGCGTTATTACTGTTTTCCACACGTCATTGATTTCGGCTGGAACTGTCGAGATTCGAGCAACAGATGAATTTGTTCTTTGCCGACGAATACCGAAAGGATTTCTATGAAGCAAATATCTGACATTTATGGGAAGACTATTAATTGTTTTCGAAGTGAGGGAGAACGATTATTGTTGCGTGACTTAAAAGGGAACAGAGGGCAAAGTGATTTATTTCTGTCGCAAACGGTGATTAAGATTCGTGAACGATGGATGTGTCGGATAAATATTCGTTTTACGAGAACATTAGCGACGAATTGGAATACTTGGAAAAAATACGCGGTCCCAAGTATTTATCTTTAACGTTGGTCGTGCCTGTTACCCTTACGTACGTTATCATCTTCGTAACCGGATTTGTTGGCAATGTGATCACTTGCATCGTTATATGGAGGAATCCGACCATGCAGACACCGACGAATTATTACTTGTTCAATTTGGCGGTATCCGATCTGCTGTTTTTGATATTGGGTAAGTTTAAGAAATGTTCGTTACTCGTtgttttttctatattttttgtatactTTATTCGTCGCAGTTAATGCtgatttgtaaatataatcgaatataatttGCGATAACTGCAAATCGAATCAAAGCGAATTagtttaaagaaatattcggACGACATGATACTTTAATTAGAAACTTAATTGGACATACAAATTGCGTATAATTTTACGATTGAGAAGTATTTTAACATGGTATTAAAAAGATTAGAAATTGTCTGcttttaattgttttacgaTAGTCGTGCCGTTGCAGTTCGACCCACGTGTAGATAACTTATCGAATCCATTAGTTGTGATTAATTCATAACTAGTCGAGACATATGTGATTCATTGATGAAGAATTATGTTTCCGGTGGAAATGGAAACTGATATATGTAACGTAAGATAAGAAGTATATGAATCTATgtaatatacatttatactTGATATACTATTCAATCCCTATACTTGCAGTTACATTTTATTGACATTTGATCACATTTGTTATTTACTAgaattgtattaaaaataagaaaatagaaataattagtACTTCGAGAAAATTATGTagttaaaaattctttattcgTCGGAATCTCTGATCTACAATGTCTTTGCCAGTACACAGTATAAATTAGAAAGTCTATTTAACAAGAGTTTTATGTAGTATTGCCGGTTGCGAGGCGATATTTGCAAAATGGTCACGTATTAGACGTTAATTGTCGGTTAATGGATTGTTCGATGTTCCTTGCTGTGATTAAAGGTTCCACTTACGATTCCATTCGTTATTCGTTACGATTTCATTTGTATCTGGTGCTGAATCGCGATTCCcctgaataaattagtttgcATCGCAAGTAGCCTTACAATTAATTTATGTTCACTGATCTTTGATTTTCGTCCGATGTcattgttttataattttgtattttcttctctctctttttttttattcaccGAACTAAAGCGGTAATTGAATTCGAATCATTGCAATTGTACAAACTAACGTATTTCGGAAAGGAATTTCATGGATGAAATCgtgaaggaaaaaggaatagactttattggaaaatgtttttcatttaaattatcgCATTCTCACTTGCTTTTACTCTTGCATTATTGAATCAGCAGTTCGTAGCATCCCGTGTTCTTAAGTTGTGAAACATTCAATTATTCGTAAATAGGTCGATCATGAAAGGAAATtgaacgaataaactcgataTAAAGGATATTTACTTCACGAGCACGATTTTATCTTCGTTTTGCAACATGGCAATTTCGGAAACGGAGCGTGTAATCAAAGAAAAGCACGAATCCCTATGAAAACAATTACAGTACGAGGGTAAGCACGAATTTTCCAATTGATTTTCAGGTTTACCCTTCGAATTGAGCGTATTTTGGCAACAATATCCATGGCAATGGGGACTAGGCATATGTAAACTGAGAGCGTACGTCTCCGAAACGTGAGTCGACGTAGCACCAGTCAAAGAATAGCATACTTTGAACGTTATACGAGATGACGCAAAAAAATCTTGTTTTAAAGCAACTAcaagaattttctttttaaaggTCCTCTTACGTGTCGGTACTAACTATAATGGCATTCTCAGTAGAAAGATATTTGGCAATTTATCATCCTCTTCGTCATTATGGAAGTGGTCTGAAGCGTTCTATACGATCTATATTTGGTGCATGGTTGATAGCTTTGATTTTTGCTATACCATTCGCTGCTTACATTGATATAGATTACGTTGAGTACCCACAAAGTGAGTTCTTGCAAAGCTATTTGTTATTCTGTATTCTTTGTGGCTTTCGCAAGCTTTACTATACCGCTCGTAAAGTTGCTAGCAGAAGTTTCAGCATTTTCTAGAAGTGCTTTAAAGATTTAAACAAGTAGATATTTGAAAAGGTATCGATTTTACATTTGAATTACAAATCGTATTAACGCAATTTTACCATATATTATAGATACGATGTCAGGATAGATATTTGCTCAACGTACACTCTGTAAACTGTATTCATGCGTTCATGAACCGAAAATGTAATCAATAAACTGATGAACGGTTTGGAAAATCGGAAATGTCAATCGAGCAAATGAGAGCAAGAAATTCGAGTCAAAAGCACTTTTcgacgtatatatgtattttgtgcGCGTTTCATTAATTTTCGTATCGTTCATTTTCCATACGAATTTGCTGATACGAGTAATTAAATAAGCGAaattttgttctttctttttattcttcttttaaatGGTCACTTTCTCTCGTTGAAAATATCGCTTGGTTTTGATTTCCAGACTCGAAACGAAACTCGGAAGAATCCGCGATTTGCGCGATGCTGAAGGAAAACATGCCAAATTTCCCTCTTTACCAGCTTAGTtgtatcttcttctttctcatACCCATGGTGTTTATCGCGGTGCTTTACGTGAGGATAGGGTTGCGAATACAAAGTGATACCCTCGCGCAAAACGTCGAGGGATACGTTCATGGTGAAACCAAACAAGCCCAGTCACGGAAAACCATCACACGGATGCTGAGTAAAtgttctattttaaataaacatcATCCCGTCCTTTGTTCCTACGAAATGTTAATACGCCCCTCGTAAATACGTTAATCAACTTCGTATACCTTTGTCGCACGTGTAAATATATAGAACGAACTGATTTACCTATGAAGACAGCCATTATTCCGTATAGATGATATCCTATCAAGGAACGTGTTCAGAGATTGATGAGGAAGCCGACGTGGATGTCAAAGTTTCTCGACAACGCGAGATCATCATACCACGAGACAATTTTCACCTTGTCGATAACACGTTACAAAGGTTGAAAGTACTAACATTCTTGCGAGTTGTAACGTagttgaaaatttcattaccTCGTTTATTTACTCCCTTCCTGATCTTTCTATTTAATTCATTTGAAGAATACACGGAGAAGAACACGATAAAAcatatttctcatttcttttttctttttttacagaGGAACAGTTTTATAGACTTTCCATGAATCCCATGTTATCAAAATTGCTTTTTAATTGGCTTTACAGTTAAACGTGTGTTTTTCTATTCacttaaaaattttcaaaatatttctcgtCATCATATTAAAACATTGAAGATACTAAAATATATGCCTTTAACTTCCACGAGCTTTATGAGCTAGTTTTAATAGAGTTTAATCTTTGTTTAATAGATTTTAATAGTTTTAATCTTTAAACCTAACAGGTTGTTTTCACTCtcgattacattatattacaaTCCTTTCGCTCGTTCATAAAGCGACGTTAAAATTAGGAAACCAACAAGAATGCACTTAGATTTTTGGCCGGTGATCTTCATTTATAAACATTGCTGCATCTTTCACGGTTCGTTGTAaggtattaatatttatttatagttattatattgggaagaggaaaagagaaggagaaagaggtATCAGGTAGTATCAGTAAACATCAAGGTGGATAGAAATCGTGCTTCGACTTGGTTCTACAGGTGCCGTAGTGATCACATTTTTCATCTGTTGGGCGCCATTTCACATTCAACGATTATTATACGTGTACGAAGATTCGACGTATGATGACATAAACCAGTGGGTGTACCCGCTCACTGGTTGCCTTTACTACTTCAGCACCACCATCAATCCCATCCTGTATAATGTGATGAGCGCGAAATATCGGAATGCTTTTAAGGAAACATGTCGATGCTCCCCTAGCAATCCATCCATTAGCAGAGTTGGCCTGAGTAGCATGAGAGATTCCAGTACAATTTGTGGTGTCAGGCCTAGTCAAGCATCTCAGGTGTTTCGAGAAAGAAGCGTAAATAGCCAACGACATGGGATGTAAGTCAAATTTGATTAATGTTTGTTAAAAGCATCTCCCTTGCTCGTCGTTAATTTTGCACCCATTTTTGTGCTTGGTGAATTGTTTGTCGTACGAACTACGATTACGCTTTACACCGTAAAACTTCGTAAACCAATTCACGCTcccagaaattgttgttcccGGCATATGTGTAGGTACAGCGCTTCGGATCCTGTGAAAAACAAGTCGCACGAGGCAGCTCAATTACAGGCAGACGATGGAGAGGATGAAAAGCGAACGAATAACGTACCTGCGAACTATTTTTTGACAGCAGACAAAAACACTAACGAAATCGGTGCTTCGCGATATTTGCAACAGACAAAAAGATCATCGATCCTAATACACGCGAAAAATAGACGTCTCAAATATCAAGTGTCTGACGAAGATGAGACTCCCTCGAATGAAACGCACATCTGATCATCGTATTTTGGCAGAACGGTATATATTTAAGGAATAGCGCACAGAAAAGTCAATgataatttcaaacaaaaaaaGTTAAGAACTTTGTGATATTATCGCGCAAGCTTCGTTCGTTGTAACCCTTTAAGATCATCCTTCCAAAGTATTAATCCCTGGCTTATCTTGTCAAGGAAAATGGCTCACATGTTACGAATTTCCCGCATCTTTGTACATTAGCAAGTAACGGAAAATCGGAATTTACGTATTTGCTAGGATCGATTGAAGATATTGAAAAGTACTTTGAAATTCGTGTGGGAACGTTTAAGGAAGTTTGATCGAGTGTAAGGTAAGTGTGGTCGACCAAATGTAGCTTAAATATTTAccatatatcaaatatttaccATAGCGagactggaataaaaattgatattccAGCTTAAGAATCGTTGATACGAACAGCTGAAATTTATAGGCGGGAGATAATTTCCAAACGATAAAAAGAGGGCTTCAAGAGGACAAAACTATAGACAAGTTATTAAATTGTACACACGTAGAATACAATTACGTTATCTAAAAATACTATGTCGAAAAATGCTGCGGATTGTATTCCATTTCTAACATGATATTGATATGGCTTTTGGTGACCCTCGGTATTTTGTTAGACTTTTGTGCTGTCACGTACAGACAAATATACAGGATCAATAGCAGCTTTTTTCCAAACCATGGAACGCAACATTATCAATGCATTCACTGTGAATCTGTTACACGTGTAAACATCCCATTAGATTATAGCCGGCACTTAGAAAAAAAATCGATTGTATTCACTTATCTATCGTCTAAACTGGAACTTGCTTCCCTTATCCTTACTTCAAAAATCCCAAGAGCTTTTTACCATGCAAAACATGGAAAGTCTTTTCGAGCGAACTAACGAAAAAGATCTTCATCGGTATCTTTTCGTCACAAGGATGGAAAATATACGGTCGAACGGATCGCCAAGCTTAAAAGTTTTCGCAACTTCATTGTTAACATTTCCAGGATCAGAGAGGTTTACAGTCGAACATcaagaagaaattttatcttGATGAAAAtcttggaaaaatatttaacgataCGTTTGGCGACattgaaattttgtataatcgAATAccaaaaataaagaaacgaatttgTGTAAAATCTGAAGTACAAAACATGTATATATGACTGTATCTATTGATGAATTTTAATCTTTTGTTCCTACAAAAGATTGTTTTCACTGTTCACCTTCAATTAATGCAACCATATTATTACATGTTAATGAGAGTCAATTCAATCAACTTTCCTTAGTAGTTATTAATACTTATCGAAGGTATTGATCCCCTTTCctttaacaaattttcttcGATACCGGGCAgtcaaattaattatttcttttgaaATTGTTGAAACTTAAAACTTGTAGTGAATTTCGCGATATCTATTTACAAAAGTTAGAAGCAACACTTTCCAACTTCGATTAAAATCTAATCAAGTTTAATTTTAGTCACTGTATTCGATTCCTATCTTTGATATAATGAACGATTGTCAATAAGTTTCGAATATAACACGCCATAATGAGGAGAAACAAACGTAAAATTGTTAAAGTACTCAAAGAGCAATTTCAAACGGCTATGATAAATTATGATTATGGATCGCTCCATTTTCAACAAGATCTCTATACTATTTGATTGTACCTCTGATTGTAACAAGTACACCATTAGTATGGTTTTTGAATCGATAAACGTCATACACTGCATAGAAATCAATCGCTATTTAGctacaattttgtaaataagTCTACTTACTAACTGTAAATTCGCACGTTCgtggggagacgcgatctcgaggaagcgcgccaacgggagtcgtaaattcccgttacgattgactaatcgacgccacgaatcgttcgatcccttatttcttgTGGGATAATAAGGATAGTTAACTTGAATATAACGCTGCTGTTAACAGGTATTATATATTTGCACAAtccaacaacttcggtgtaaTACAAGTGAATGGTTGATATAAACTGACTACGAATGAGTACGATCTGAGACTCTGTTCGTGTTGTCGCGTATAATGTGTTGTGTCGACTGACTGTATTCGACTGACTTGAGTGGATCCTTGGTGACGACTGACTTAAGCTGATGTTTTGTGAAGACTGACTTGAACTGATCTTGGATCCAGACTGGCTCTCCTGATGTCGTAGTAGAAGTAGTTGACTTGAACGTTGTCGCAGGAGAAGTAGTTGACTTGACTGTACGAAGGATGGGAACTCAGTGCTgttcggtgacgatgctgtgtcacGATGAAAGCTAAGGATGAGTGTGTCCCTCGAacgaagaacgcggattcgttattcaCACCTTTCGTCAATGAAGTGAGGGTAAACGTCCGCGATGCCG from Bombus huntii isolate Logan2020A chromosome 8, iyBomHunt1.1, whole genome shotgun sequence encodes the following:
- the LOC126868605 gene encoding neuropeptides capa receptor-like, giving the protein MDVSDKYSFYENISDELEYLEKIRGPKYLSLTLVVPVTLTYVIIFVTGFVGNVITCIVIWRNPTMQTPTNYYLFNLAVSDLLFLILGLPFELSVFWQQYPWQWGLGICKLRAYVSETSSYVSVLTIMAFSVERYLAIYHPLRHYGSGLKRSIRSIFGAWLIALIFAIPFAAYIDIDYVEYPQNSKRNSEESAICAMLKENMPNFPLYQLSCIFFFLIPMVFIAVLYVRIGLRIQSDTLAQNVEGYVHGETKQAQSRKTITRMLSAVVITFFICWAPFHIQRLLYVYEDSTYDDINQWVYPLTGCLYYFSTTINPILYNVMSAKYRNAFKETCRCSPSNPSISRVGLSSMRDSSTICGVRPSQASQVFRERSVNSQRHGMYSASDPVKNKSHEAAQLQADDGEDEKRTNNVPANYFLTADKNTNEIGASRYLQQTKRSSILIHAKNRRLKYQVSDEDETPSNETHI